One genomic region from Biomphalaria glabrata chromosome 7, xgBioGlab47.1, whole genome shotgun sequence encodes:
- the LOC106062748 gene encoding uncharacterized protein LOC106062748 — protein MSTAHLHTAIKQVNGFSLYFSHDIAIIVIDRGENRLNLEFLTTFNSLLDDVERYESCKGLITTGVGKFYGNGLDLEWLANITPEDGLEFRSTLNRCIKRLLSFPLPTLAAINGHAFAGGAVFAFAHDLRTMKTERGWLSFNEVFINLHFTPFLLAMLREKLGTGRNVSQALVLGHRYTAEDAFNAGMVMAMTSSNLLITESIRVLKSFSGKNGFPRDSLSKMKENVYSEILQMSDDADIKHLSSKL, from the exons ATGAGTACAGCTCATCTTCACACTGCAATCAAACAAGTGAATGGATTCTCTTTGTATTTCTCTCATGACATTGCAATTATTGTCATTGACAGAGGAGAAAATAGACTCAACTTGGAATTTTTAACTACATTTAATAGCTTGTTGGATGATGTAGAAAG GTATGAGTCTTGTAAAGGACTTATTACAACAGGAGTTGGCAAGTTTTATGGTAATGGTCTAGACTTAGAATGGTTGGCAAACATTACCCCAGAAGATGGTTTAGAGTTCCGATCAACTTTGAACAGGTGTATTAAACGTCTACTTTCCTTTCCACTTCCAACTCTAGCTGCAATAAATG gtCATGCCTTTGCTGGGGGAGCTGTATTTGCCTTTGCCCATGATCTTCGTACAATGAAAACAGAAAGAGGTTGGCTGAGTTTTAATGAAGTGTTCATAAATTTACATTTCACTCCATTTCTTCTAGCTATGTTAag GGAAAAACTAGGAACTGGACGGAATGTATCCCAGGCATTAGTTCTTGGTCATCGTTACACAGCAGAGGATGCCTTCAATGCTGGCATGGTCATGGCAATGACCTCATCTAACCTATTAATCACTGAATCAATCCGTGTATTAAAGAGCTTTTCTGGTAAAAATGGATTCCCTCGAGACAGTCTTtctaaaatgaaagaaaatgtttacagtGAGATATTACAAATGTCAGATGATGCAGACATTAAACATCTCTCTTCAAAACTTTAA